Part of the Pangasianodon hypophthalmus isolate fPanHyp1 chromosome 9, fPanHyp1.pri, whole genome shotgun sequence genome is shown below.
GTCAATATAATGCATGTGCAATCAATTGAGAGTCCAAAAGGTAAAATTTAGACAGGATCAGATTATGGCAGTGTTTTTCAATCCTAGTCTTAGGGATCCTCCATTACTTAGCAAAACTAATTATAATCTTCACCTCATTAGGCGAGAGCAccatgaactgaaatatgtcaGTTAAGAGACAAATCAAATGTGCAGAGCAGTAGACCAGGAATGAAAACCACCATATTATAGTATTCATAACAAAAATCATAACTTAAATATGACTTTACATCAGTATTGTGGGTGTTACCTTATGGAAATTCACAAGTCTCTCAACAGCCTCTGTCGAGCTGATCTTAGTCTTCTTCTTCCCTGGGGGAGGAGGCAGGAGATGCAACAGGAGAAGGACAGATGACATGTCACTGTCCCAATCTAGGaatttggaataaaaaaaagaaaacaaacatttagcatttaaaatagcaagaaaccagagaaaattTGAAAGATATCCTCTCAAATCAGGCCAACCATTTTCAGGTCCTTGTCCCTCTGCTGCACTGATAAGACTCTGAATTTCTGCTGTTGAAGTAAGAGATTGGCCTTCATTGATTATCTTCTGCTTAAATGCAGTCTCCCCCCTCTCAAGCAACTTGTTGGATGTTTCGGAATTGAACAGCAGAGCAAAGTCCTGATTTATCTAATGACAAAGCacattacaaaatgaataaGATGTTACTTAGGACTATATACCAATCTTTACCTCCAAAATGgatagtgtgtgcatgttgttgGATAGACTAATaaattatatgcaaatgagtcaaCCACTGTCAACTAAATCCAATTACTATCCCTAAGAAAGGTATGTGTGAGCGAGAGATAAATTTATGAATGGAATAAGACTAGGTAGCAAGCAGGTCAAGTGTGGCCTTATATCAAGTAGCAAACGTCAAAAGACATGTCTAAAACACAGACTTAAGTCATTTTTTGAAAAGaatcataaatgttatatttaccaATCCTTCCACATCCAGAAATCTTCGAAATATATTGAGGACATCAGCTGATCTTTCAGGATTGTGTACCAGTTCTTGTCTATGCTTAAAAGTTTGCTTCATCTTCTGCATAACTTCAGCTTCATCAGCTGCGTGGACAAGGAAGGAAATTGCCTCCC
Proteins encoded:
- the LOC117598090 gene encoding uncharacterized protein LOC117598090, producing MTEIHGRIPTRKQRETYALGIVSLFPSLRDPFSTKGYEHFYDPEKGTGYVSWRIKTLSRKNPKRARLEMSESGGPSRRRMTDVGQQLEGDACREAISFLVHAADEAEVMQKMKQTFKHRQELVHNPERSADVLNIFRRFLDVEGLINQDFALLFNSETSNKLLERGETAFKQKIINEGQSLTSTAEIQSLISAAEGQGPENDWDSDMSSVLLLLHLLPPPPGKKKTKISSTEAVERLVNFHKFFICVLINIEGERVGI